One Spinacia oleracea cultivar Varoflay chromosome 4, BTI_SOV_V1, whole genome shotgun sequence DNA segment encodes these proteins:
- the LOC110776123 gene encoding galactolipid galactosyltransferase SFR2, chloroplastic-like: MLTYCAGAWPGGNPDMLEAATSALPTGVYNQTMDWIAIAHSKAYDYIHEHSKLAKPLVGVAHHVSFMRPYGLFDIAAVTIANSMTLYPFMDSISKKMDYVGLNYYGQEAVCGAGLKLVETDEYSESGRGVYPDGLFRMLLQFHERYKHLNIPFIITENGVADETDLIRRPYILEHLLAIYGAMIMVLTVTFLCVYFNFDMV, from the exons ATGTTGACATACTGTGCTGGTGCTTGGCCTGGCGGTAATCCTGACATGTTGGAGGCGGCAACGTCTGCTCTACCAACTGGTGTATACAATCAAACCATGGACTGGATTGCCATTGCACACTCAAAAGCATATGATTACATCCATGAACACAG CAAATTAGCAAAGCCACTTGTTGGTGTTGCTCATCATGTCTCATTTATGCGACCCTATGGCCTCTTTGATATTGCTGCTGTCACAATCGCCAACTCCATGACTCTTTACCCCTTTATGGACAGCATATCTAAGAAGATGGACTATGTTGGGTTAAATTATTATGGGCAG GAAGCTGTATGTGGTGCTGGACTAAAGCTAGTAGAGACAGATGAATACAGTGAGTCTGGACGAGGGGTCTATCCTGATGGCTTGTTCCGTATGCTTCTTCAGTTCCATGAGAGATACAAGCATTTAAACATACCGTTTATTATTACTGAAAATGGGGTCGCTGACGAAACTGACTTAATCAGAAGGCCATATATACTGGAGCACTTACTCGCTATTTATGGTGCCATGATTATGGTTCTTACTGTGACTTTTCTCTGTGTATATTTCAATTTTGATATGGTTTGA